Within Fimbriimonadaceae bacterium, the genomic segment TCCCCGTCGGATGCCGAGCACCTCGTGGCCCGCGGCCGTCGCACGCGAGACCACGGCCTTGATACAAGGGTTCAGGCCGGGGACATCGCCCCCGCCCGTCAAGATGCCAATTCTCTTCTTCATCGATTCGATCTGCTGCTCCCAGGTTTCGGCCAGATCGTCCCGACGGTGGAACCGTCCGGCAACGGCGCCGGACCCCAAGTCTGCCGTGATCATGGCGCCTTTCCCGAAGGGCCGGCACCCAAGTTCCTATTCTGACCGCCCGGACCCTCGTGGTGCCACCGGGATCGCCCCGCCGGGGCGTCGTCGCCCGCCCCACCAGGACGCGAGCGCCACGGCCGGCACGCTCAAACCCGCGATCCAGGGAAACACCGCCAGGAGGGGAAACAGGTCCGGCCGCTTCGGCACGGTGACCCGCAGAGTGGTGGCGACCTGCTTCCCCAAAGGGGCCACCGCAATCAAATCGCCGCGCGCATCGACAGCCAGCGAGTAGCCCAGGGACGCCGCGCGCACCATCGGCACCCCGGCCTCCACCGCTCGGAACGGCGCCGCCATCCGTAACTGGTCGGGCGCGGCCGTGCCCATGTACCAGTCATCGATCGACATCTGCGCAAGCAGCTGCGCGCCATTGGCCGCCTGCTTGAGCCCCACGTCGTAGAACAGCCCTTCGAAGCACAGCATCGGCCCCACCCGCAGCCCGCCCACATCGATTGCGGTGACGCGCTCTCCGGGTTGCAGGTCGCCTCCCGGCACGTGAAACGCGTCCAGGAAGGGCAGGAACTGGCGCCCCGGCACGTACTCGCCGAACACCACCAAACGCGTCTTGTCCGCGTAGTGCCACTTGCCGTCGAACGCGAACGCCGCCTGGTACGCGGGATCGCCTCCCCGCTTGCCACCGAAGACGGTCCCCGGAATCACATCGAAGGACGGGTGGGGCGGGAACGCACCCTCGTTCACGAGCCCTTCGGGCAACACCACGAGGTCCACGTTCTGGGTGGCCGCCGACAAGATGATCTCGTTCACGGCCATCGCTACCTCGCGATCCGTCCGGGCGGGATCGCCGAACGCGAGATCCACGCCGGGCTGGCCGAGCGTGACGGTCTTCACTTCGCCCGGTGCGGGCGCGTTGTAACGCACCAGCGAAAGGGCGAGCAGCGCGACCAGTGCCATGGCGCCGTTGCGGGTTTCCAGGAAGCGGTCGCCGCGAAGGAACCTCGCTCCCAGCACGTTGGCGAGCACCACCCACGCGGACACGGCGTAGATCGTCCCGTAGTGCGCGAGCTGGATCATCGGCGTCAGCAGCCACAACGGGGTCGCAACCAACCCCCAGGGGAAAGCCAGCACCAAAATGTACGAGCGAAGCAGCTCCACCCCAGCCCACACGATCGGGATGAGCCACGGTCGCCTCCAACTCCAGCAGC encodes:
- the lnt gene encoding apolipoprotein N-acyltransferase yields the protein MARAAEDLMRASTKAARQRAAAAQRDSRSPVVAFFGSPFGAALVSAILLLAAFPPFDLSLLVFVALVPWLGALADATPRQAARSGYAFGLVFMGGQMFWLQPFVSRWTHSWVLGTVPWLLATAAGALYFMGAGWLVQRCWSWRRPWLIPIVWAGVELLRSYILVLAFPWGLVATPLWLLTPMIQLAHYGTIYAVSAWVVLANVLGARFLRGDRFLETRNGAMALVALLALSLVRYNAPAPGEVKTVTLGQPGVDLAFGDPARTDREVAMAVNEIILSAATQNVDLVVLPEGLVNEGAFPPHPSFDVIPGTVFGGKRGGDPAYQAAFAFDGKWHYADKTRLVVFGEYVPGRQFLPFLDAFHVPGGDLQPGERVTAIDVGGLRVGPMLCFEGLFYDVGLKQAANGAQLLAQMSIDDWYMGTAAPDQLRMAAPFRAVEAGVPMVRAASLGYSLAVDARGDLIAVAPLGKQVATTLRVTVPKRPDLFPLLAVFPWIAGLSVPAVALASWWGGRRRPGGAIPVAPRGSGRSE